The sequence below is a genomic window from Erythrobacter sp. SG61-1L.
CCGAAGGGCAGGGGCGGAGGTGGGCGCCGGGCGCCGCGCGGCAGCTGGGCCTGATAGGCGCGGCCGCAATGTTCCACGCAATAGGGGAAGCCGGGGTTCACCTTTTCGCCGCAGAAGTGGAAATCGGGTTCGCCCGGATGGCCCATCGGCCAGCGGCAGACCTTGTCGTTCAGGTCCAGCAGGCTGGTCTTGTCGGCGATTTCCGGGCTGGGCTTGGCGGGCACCTGGCGGCGCGGCGGGGCGGGCGGGAT
It includes:
- a CDS encoding GcrA family cell cycle regulator, which encodes IPPAPPRRQVPAKPSPEIADKTSLLDLNDKVCRWPMGHPGEPDFHFCGEKVNPGFPYCVEHCGRAYQAQLPRGARRPPPPLPFGGPRVR